One genomic segment of Alicycliphilus denitrificans K601 includes these proteins:
- the ybgF gene encoding tol-pal system protein YbgF, translated as MAARMSFPHRSRVLSTVVFAAAATWAMPSHALFGDDEARRAILELRQRVDALQQANQRAGERSGDEVSQLRRSLLDLQAQIEALRTEQASLRGQNEQLLRDVAELQRRQKDMARGVDERLRQFEPVAVNVDGREFRADPAEKRDFEAALAVFRSGKFPEAATAFGNFVRQYPQSGYVPSARFWLGNAQYATRDYKEAIANFKGLLAAAPDHARAPEAALSIANCQIELKDTRAARKTLEDLLRAYPQSEAAAAAKERLARLK; from the coding sequence ATGGCCGCGCGCATGTCTTTTCCCCATCGCTCGCGCGTGCTGAGCACCGTGGTCTTCGCGGCCGCTGCCACCTGGGCCATGCCCAGCCACGCGCTGTTTGGGGACGATGAGGCGCGCCGTGCCATTCTGGAGCTGCGCCAGCGCGTCGATGCGCTGCAGCAGGCCAACCAGCGCGCTGGCGAGCGTTCGGGCGACGAGGTCTCGCAGCTGCGGCGCAGCCTGCTGGACTTGCAGGCGCAGATCGAGGCGCTGCGCACCGAGCAGGCGAGCCTGCGCGGGCAGAATGAGCAGCTGCTGCGCGACGTGGCTGAACTGCAGCGCCGGCAGAAGGACATGGCGCGCGGCGTGGACGAGCGGCTGCGCCAGTTCGAGCCCGTTGCCGTGAACGTCGATGGGCGCGAGTTCCGCGCGGACCCGGCGGAAAAGCGCGATTTCGAAGCCGCCCTGGCGGTATTCCGTTCGGGCAAGTTTCCCGAGGCGGCCACGGCGTTCGGCAATTTCGTGCGCCAGTACCCGCAATCGGGCTACGTGCCGTCGGCGCGCTTCTGGCTGGGCAACGCGCAGTACGCCACGCGCGACTACAAGGAAGCCATCGCCAACTTCAAGGGGCTGCTGGCGGCCGCGCCCGACCATGCGCGCGCGCCCGAGGCGGCGCTGTCGATCGCCAACTGCCAGATCGAGCTGAAGGACACGCGCGCCGCCCGCAAGACCCTGGAAGACCTGCTGCGCGCCTATCCTCAGTCCGAGGCCGCCGCTGCCGCCAAGGAACGCCTGGCGCGCCTGAAGTGA